The DNA sequence CCGCGTCGGGCGCCGACCTGGGCTCGGAGGTGGCGGGGCAGCTGCTCACGAGCCCGCGCGTCCTCTGGCTCGTGAGCGGCATCCTCGGCGCCTTCGCGCTGCTCCCCGGCCTGCCGTTCCTGCCCTTCATCGCGCTCGCCGGGGCGACGGGCGGGCTCGCGGCGGCGGGCGGCGTCAGCCCGGCGCCAGCGGCCGGGACGGCCGAGGAGGGCGGCGGGCCCGCCGCCTCACGCCCGAAGGAGGAACGCGGCGAGGTGCTCGTGCCACTCGACCTGATGGAGCTCGAGGTCGGCTTCGAGCTGGTCCCGCTCGTCGAGCCGGGGGCGGGGAGCGGCGGCGACCTCGTCGAGCGCATCCGGACGCTCCGGCGCAACCTCGCCCTCGAGATGGGCTTCATCGTCCCGCCCGTCCACATCCGCGACAACCTCCAGATCCGGCCGAGCGAGTACGTGATCCTGCTGAAGGGCGTGGAGGTGGCGCGCGGTGAGCTGCGTACCGGCTGCCAGCTCGCCATCGACCCGGGCACGGTGCGAGCCCCGGTCACCGGCATCGCCACGCGCGAGCCCGCCTTCGGCCTCGACGCGCTGTGGGTCGCCGCCCAGGACCGCGAGCGGGCGCAGCTCGCCGGCTACACCGTGGTCGACCCGGCGACGGTGGTGATCACCCACCTGACCGAGGTGATCCGCCGGCACGCCCACGAGCTGCTCGGGCGCCAGGAGGTGCAGCAGCTGCTCGACGCCGTGGCGAAGACGCGCCCCAAGGTGGTCGAGGAGCTGGTGCCGCAGCAGCTGACCGTCGGCGGCGTCCAGAAGGTCCT is a window from the Deltaproteobacteria bacterium genome containing:
- the flhA gene encoding EscV/YscV/HrcV family type III secretion system export apparatus protein (membrane protein involved in the flagellar export apparatus), with amino-acid sequence ASGADLGSEVAGQLLTSPRVLWLVSGILGAFALLPGLPFLPFIALAGATGGLAAAGGVSPAPAAGTAEEGGGPAASRPKEERGEVLVPLDLMELEVGFELVPLVEPGAGSGGDLVERIRTLRRNLALEMGFIVPPVHIRDNLQIRPSEYVILLKGVEVARGELRTGCQLAIDPGTVRAPVTGIATREPAFGLDALWVAAQDRERAQLAGYTVVDPATVVITHLTEVIRRHAHELLGRQEVQQLLDAVAKTRPKVVEELVPQQLTVGGVQKVLQNLLRESVSIRDLVTVLETLADHAGRTKDADALTEHVRQALGRSITKRFVGPDGMLALVTLGANLERLLLDSVKRTDDGAFLALEPALAQRLLGRLAEWVERFGAQHLAPLLLCSTPIRGHVRRLVERVLPSFAVVSPGEIGSNVRLRSLGVVTLDEG